A single region of the Oncorhynchus keta strain PuntledgeMale-10-30-2019 chromosome 4, Oket_V2, whole genome shotgun sequence genome encodes:
- the LOC118384075 gene encoding E3 ubiquitin-protein ligase synoviolin-like isoform X2 has translation MVRAGLVTATSLALTGAVIAHAYFLKHQFYPTVVYLTKSSPSMAVLYIQAFVLVFLLGKFMRKIFFGQLRAAEMEHLIERSWYAVTETCLAFTVFRDDFSPRFVGLFTLLLFIKCFHWLAEDRVDFMERSPNISWVFHFRVFSLMVLLGILDFLFVNHACHSIITRGASVQLVFGFEYAILMTMVLTTFIKYTLHTVHLQSDNPWDNKAVYMLYTELFTGFIKVLLYMVFMTIMIKVHTFPLFAIRPMYLAMRQFKKAVTDAIMSRRAIRNMNTLYPDATPEDLLASDNVCIICREEMVTGAKKLPCNHIFHSSCLRSWFQRQQTCPTCRMDVLRASNPNQPPTPAPAQPPAPAAPANAPVPGPPGNVGPGMMPHFPPGLFPFWGPFPGAAPPAGAPGAPGATDTPGATETAQTQGAGTSHSTGASTVGAAPAPGGPMPGFPFPSFPPPPFPSAPWLTMPPPPPPFVSSMPPPPPALSTMSEAELRELEQEGRRGLEARLQCLHNIHTLLDAAMLNIHHYLTTVATLTPPQSETSSAAGEASGSSPPSTSAETQENQENDSQSSTAAEPEAVNGATGFSQPDSTTLGDSEDQRDEEEGDGEEVGEDGEPNPSELRRRRLRKLETTPPPPDH, from the exons ATGGTGCGTGCAGGCCTGGTGACTGCCACCAGTCTGGCTCTGACTGGAGCTGTGATTGCCCATGCCTACTTTCTCAAACACCAGTTCTACCCCACTGTGGTCTACCTCACTAAGAGTAGCCCCAGTATGGCA GTGTTGTACATCCAGGCGTTTGTGTTGGTGTTCCTGTTGGGAAAGTTCATGCGTAAAATCTTCTTCGGACAACTGAGAGCTGCGGAGATGGAG CATCTGATAGAGCGATCCTGGTATGCTGTCACAGAGACGTGTCTGGCCTTTACCGTGTTCAGGGATGACTTCTCTCCCCGCTTCGTAGGCCTCTTCACCCTGCTGCTCTTCATCAAGTGCTTCCACTGGCTGGCTGAGGACAGGGTGGACTTT ATGGAGAGAAGTCCTAATATATCCTGGGTCTTCCACTTCAGGGTGTTCT ctcTCATGGTGTTGCTgggaatcctggacttcctgtttGTTAACCATGCCTGTCACAGTATCATCACCCGAGGGGCCTCTGTCCAACTAGTCTTTGGATTTGAG TATGCCATCCTGATGACAATGGTGCTCACCACCTTCATCAAGTACACCCTCCACACTGTTCACCTCCAGAGTGACAACCCCTGGGACAACAAAGCAGTCTACATGCTCTACACCGAGCTCTTCACTG GTTTCATCAAGGTCCTCCTGTACATGGTGTTCATGACCATCATGATAAAGGTGCACACCTTCCCCCTATTCGCCATCCGGCCCATGTACCTGGCTATGAG GCAGTTCAAGAAAGCAGTAACAGATGCAATAATGTCACGGCGAGCCATCCGCAACATGAATACACT TTACCCAGATGCCACTCCTGAAGATCTGCTGGCTTCAGACAACGTGTGTATCATCTGTCGTGAAGAGATGGTGACTGGAGCCAAGAAACTTCCCTGCAACCATATCTTCCACTCTAG TTGCCTTCGCTCCTGGTTCCAGAGACAGCAGACGTGTCCTACATGTCGTATGGATGTCCTCCGGGCCTCTAACCCCAATCAGCCCCCCACCCCAGCGCCTGCCCAGCCCCCTGCCCCAGCAGCACCCGCCAACGCCCCTGTCCCTGGTCCACCTGGGAACG TTGGCCCTGGAATGATGCCCCACTTCCCCCCAGGGCTGTTTCCTTTCTGGGGGCCCTTCCCTGGAGCGGCCCCCCCTGCTGGTGCTCCCGGTGCCCCAGGGGCCACAGACACCCCTGGGGCCACAGAGACGGCTCAGACTCAGGGCGCTG GTACCAGTCATTCCACAGGGGCCAGTACAGTCGGTGCTGCTCCTGCTCCAGGAGGCCCTATGCCTGGGTTCCCCTTCCCCTCCTTCCCACCCCCGCCGTTCCCCTCAGCTCCGTGGCTGACTatgccaccaccacctccaccgtTTG TGTCATCCATGCCCCCTCCTCCCCCGGCCCTGTCCACCATGTCAGAGGCTGAGCTGAGGGAGCTGGAGCAGGAGGGCCGTAGAGGCCTGGAGGCCAGACTGCAGTGTCTCCACAACATCCACACTCTACTGGACGCTGCCATGCTCAACATCCACCACTACCTCACTACCGTCGCCACGCTCAC TCCTCCTCAGTCAGAAACCAGCAGCGCTGCTGGAGAGGCCAGCGGatcatctcctccctccactagTGCAGAAACCCAGGAGAACCAGGAGAACGACTCTCAGAGCAGTACAG CCGCTGAACCTGAAGCTGTGAATGGGGCCACAGGTTTCTCCCAGCCAGACTCTACCACGTTGGGCGACAGTGAAGACCAGCGGGATgaagaggaaggagatggagaggaagtcGGCGAAGACGGAGAGCCCAACCCTTCAGAGCTGAGGCGCCGTCGTCTCCGCAAACTCGAGACCACACCCCCTCCTCCTGACCACTGA
- the LOC118384075 gene encoding E3 ubiquitin-protein ligase synoviolin-like isoform X1: MHITNTKQQTNIQTSALTQQTGREYLHIKINFQFVKYFCAVDTAYTMVRAGLVTATSLALTGAVIAHAYFLKHQFYPTVVYLTKSSPSMAVLYIQAFVLVFLLGKFMRKIFFGQLRAAEMEHLIERSWYAVTETCLAFTVFRDDFSPRFVGLFTLLLFIKCFHWLAEDRVDFMERSPNISWVFHFRVFSLMVLLGILDFLFVNHACHSIITRGASVQLVFGFEYAILMTMVLTTFIKYTLHTVHLQSDNPWDNKAVYMLYTELFTGFIKVLLYMVFMTIMIKVHTFPLFAIRPMYLAMRQFKKAVTDAIMSRRAIRNMNTLYPDATPEDLLASDNVCIICREEMVTGAKKLPCNHIFHSSCLRSWFQRQQTCPTCRMDVLRASNPNQPPTPAPAQPPAPAAPANAPVPGPPGNVGPGMMPHFPPGLFPFWGPFPGAAPPAGAPGAPGATDTPGATETAQTQGAGTSHSTGASTVGAAPAPGGPMPGFPFPSFPPPPFPSAPWLTMPPPPPPFVSSMPPPPPALSTMSEAELRELEQEGRRGLEARLQCLHNIHTLLDAAMLNIHHYLTTVATLTPPQSETSSAAGEASGSSPPSTSAETQENQENDSQSSTAAEPEAVNGATGFSQPDSTTLGDSEDQRDEEEGDGEEVGEDGEPNPSELRRRRLRKLETTPPPPDH, from the exons ATGCACataacaaatacaaaacaacaaacaaatatACAAACGAGTGCATTAACccaacagacagggagggagtatTTACATATCAAGATTAATTTTCAATTTGTTAAATACTTTTGTG CTGTAGATACTGCCTACACCATGGTGCGTGCAGGCCTGGTGACTGCCACCAGTCTGGCTCTGACTGGAGCTGTGATTGCCCATGCCTACTTTCTCAAACACCAGTTCTACCCCACTGTGGTCTACCTCACTAAGAGTAGCCCCAGTATGGCA GTGTTGTACATCCAGGCGTTTGTGTTGGTGTTCCTGTTGGGAAAGTTCATGCGTAAAATCTTCTTCGGACAACTGAGAGCTGCGGAGATGGAG CATCTGATAGAGCGATCCTGGTATGCTGTCACAGAGACGTGTCTGGCCTTTACCGTGTTCAGGGATGACTTCTCTCCCCGCTTCGTAGGCCTCTTCACCCTGCTGCTCTTCATCAAGTGCTTCCACTGGCTGGCTGAGGACAGGGTGGACTTT ATGGAGAGAAGTCCTAATATATCCTGGGTCTTCCACTTCAGGGTGTTCT ctcTCATGGTGTTGCTgggaatcctggacttcctgtttGTTAACCATGCCTGTCACAGTATCATCACCCGAGGGGCCTCTGTCCAACTAGTCTTTGGATTTGAG TATGCCATCCTGATGACAATGGTGCTCACCACCTTCATCAAGTACACCCTCCACACTGTTCACCTCCAGAGTGACAACCCCTGGGACAACAAAGCAGTCTACATGCTCTACACCGAGCTCTTCACTG GTTTCATCAAGGTCCTCCTGTACATGGTGTTCATGACCATCATGATAAAGGTGCACACCTTCCCCCTATTCGCCATCCGGCCCATGTACCTGGCTATGAG GCAGTTCAAGAAAGCAGTAACAGATGCAATAATGTCACGGCGAGCCATCCGCAACATGAATACACT TTACCCAGATGCCACTCCTGAAGATCTGCTGGCTTCAGACAACGTGTGTATCATCTGTCGTGAAGAGATGGTGACTGGAGCCAAGAAACTTCCCTGCAACCATATCTTCCACTCTAG TTGCCTTCGCTCCTGGTTCCAGAGACAGCAGACGTGTCCTACATGTCGTATGGATGTCCTCCGGGCCTCTAACCCCAATCAGCCCCCCACCCCAGCGCCTGCCCAGCCCCCTGCCCCAGCAGCACCCGCCAACGCCCCTGTCCCTGGTCCACCTGGGAACG TTGGCCCTGGAATGATGCCCCACTTCCCCCCAGGGCTGTTTCCTTTCTGGGGGCCCTTCCCTGGAGCGGCCCCCCCTGCTGGTGCTCCCGGTGCCCCAGGGGCCACAGACACCCCTGGGGCCACAGAGACGGCTCAGACTCAGGGCGCTG GTACCAGTCATTCCACAGGGGCCAGTACAGTCGGTGCTGCTCCTGCTCCAGGAGGCCCTATGCCTGGGTTCCCCTTCCCCTCCTTCCCACCCCCGCCGTTCCCCTCAGCTCCGTGGCTGACTatgccaccaccacctccaccgtTTG TGTCATCCATGCCCCCTCCTCCCCCGGCCCTGTCCACCATGTCAGAGGCTGAGCTGAGGGAGCTGGAGCAGGAGGGCCGTAGAGGCCTGGAGGCCAGACTGCAGTGTCTCCACAACATCCACACTCTACTGGACGCTGCCATGCTCAACATCCACCACTACCTCACTACCGTCGCCACGCTCAC TCCTCCTCAGTCAGAAACCAGCAGCGCTGCTGGAGAGGCCAGCGGatcatctcctccctccactagTGCAGAAACCCAGGAGAACCAGGAGAACGACTCTCAGAGCAGTACAG CCGCTGAACCTGAAGCTGTGAATGGGGCCACAGGTTTCTCCCAGCCAGACTCTACCACGTTGGGCGACAGTGAAGACCAGCGGGATgaagaggaaggagatggagaggaagtcGGCGAAGACGGAGAGCCCAACCCTTCAGAGCTGAGGCGCCGTCGTCTCCGCAAACTCGAGACCACACCCCCTCCTCCTGACCACTGA